Genomic DNA from Candidatus Methylomirabilota bacterium:
GCTCCACGACGGTGAGCGAGGGCGAGGGGCGGGAGCGCCAGGTCAAGAGCGTCGAGGAGCTGTTGGGCGCGGCGCTGGAGCTGTCGCGCGCCGGGGCCAGCGTCCAACGCTACAAGGGGTTGGGCGAGATGAATCCCGAGCAACTCTGGGAGACGACGATGAACCCGGAGACGAGGACGCTGCTCAAGGTCACGATGGAAGACGCGGTGGGCGCCGACGAGATGTTCACGGTCCTCATGGGCGACGCCGTCGAGCCGCGGCGCGAGTTCATCGAGAAGCACGCGCTGGACGTCGCCAACCTCGACATCTGATTGTAGCGGGTGACGCGAGCTCGCCTCGAACCGAGGGTGGCCTGACCGAGCACGCGGGGCTCCGGATGCCCGATCGATAAGCAGGAGCACGATGCCGAACGAACGCCAGGTCCCGGTCCCGATCGAAGAGGAAATGCGGAAGTCCTACCTGGACTACGCCATGTCCGTCATCGTCGGCCGGGCGCTCCCCGACATTCGCGACGGCCTCAAGCCCGTGCATCGGCGGGTCCTCTACGCGATGAACGAGCTGGGGCTCAACTGGAACCGCGCGTACAAGAAAGCCGCCCGCGTGGTGGGCGAGGTCCTCGGCAAGTACCATCCCCACGGCGACTCGCCGGTCTACGAGGCGCTGGTGCGGATGGTGCAGGAGTTCTCTCTCCGCTATCCGCTGGTCGACGGGCAGGGCAACTTCGGCTCGATCGACGGCGACCCGCCGGCGGCCATGCGTTACACCGAGGTCCGCCTGGCCAAGATCGCTCACGAGATGCTCGCCGACATCGACAAGGAGACCGTCGACTTCGTCCCCAACTTCGACGAGTCGCTCCAGGAGCCGGTCGTCCTGCCCACGCGCGTGCCCAACCTCCTCGTCAACGGCTCGGCGGGCATCGCGGTCGGCATGGCGACGAACATCCCGCCCCACAACCTTTCCGAGATCGTCGACGCGCTGGTCATGCTGATCGACGACCCCGCCACGTCGATCGAGCAGCTCATGGGGGTGGTCAAGGGCCCCGACTTCCCGACCCGGGGCTACATCTACGGCCCTGGCGGGATCCGCGAGGCGTACACCACGGGCCGGGGCACGATCACGCTCCGGGCCAAGGCGCACGCCGAGAAGATGCGGGGCGGGCGCGAGGCCATCATCATCACCGAGCTGCCCTACCAGGTGAACAAGGCGGGCCTGATCGAAAAGATCTCCGAGCTCAGCGCGGAGAAGAAGATCGATGGCATCTCGGAGATCCGTGACGAGTCGAATCGGGAGGGCATCCGCGTCGTGCTCGAGCTGGGCCGTGGGGAGATTCCCCAGATCATCCTGAACCAGCTCCACAAGCACACCCAGATGCAGACGACCTTCGGCGTCATCATGCTGGCCCTGGTCGACCGGCGGCCCCAGATCGTCAACCTCAAGGAGATGCTGGAGGCCTTCGTCCGCTTCCGCCGCGAGATCGTCACACGGAGGACGCGCTTCGACCTGACCCGGGCCGAGGAAAAAGCCCACGTGCTGGCGGGCCTCCGCAAGGCGGTGGAGCACCTCGACCAGGTCATCCGCCTGATCCGCCAGGCCGAGAGCCCCGACGCCGCCAAGGAAGCGCTGATGAGCCGCCTGGAGCTCAGCGAGATCCAGGCCAAGGCCATCCTGGACATGCGGCTGCAGCGCCTGACCCAGCTCGAGCGCCACAAGGTGGTCGAGGAGCACGAGCAGACGCTGGCGCTGATCCAGGAGCTGACGGGCATCCTCGCCTCCGACGCGAAACTGATGGCCATCATCAAGCAGGAGCTG
This window encodes:
- the gyrA gene encoding DNA gyrase subunit A: MPNERQVPVPIEEEMRKSYLDYAMSVIVGRALPDIRDGLKPVHRRVLYAMNELGLNWNRAYKKAARVVGEVLGKYHPHGDSPVYEALVRMVQEFSLRYPLVDGQGNFGSIDGDPPAAMRYTEVRLAKIAHEMLADIDKETVDFVPNFDESLQEPVVLPTRVPNLLVNGSAGIAVGMATNIPPHNLSEIVDALVMLIDDPATSIEQLMGVVKGPDFPTRGYIYGPGGIREAYTTGRGTITLRAKAHAEKMRGGREAIIITELPYQVNKAGLIEKISELSAEKKIDGISEIRDESNREGIRVVLELGRGEIPQIILNQLHKHTQMQTTFGVIMLALVDRRPQIVNLKEMLEAFVRFRREIVTRRTRFDLTRAEEKAHVLAGLRKAVEHLDQVIRLIRQAESPDAAKEALMSRLELSEIQAKAILDMRLQRLTQLERHKVVEEHEQTLALIQELTGILASDAKLMAIIKQELLALKEEYGDARRTEILTETAELTIEDLLADEEMVVTITRSGYIKRTHIESYRSQRRGGKGVTGMETKEEDIVEDLFVASTHSYLLFFTNLGKVHWLKVYEIPEGGRQAKGKAMVNLLSLGEGERVATCVPVRDFAAGGYILFVTKQGKVKKTELEAYSHPRAGGIQAIGLDDGDEVMAARRTDGRREVMIATKLGMAIRFTEEEARPMGRGAAGVRGIELDEGDEVIAAEVVQEGVTILTVTERGYGKRTPLEEYRLQGRAGKGIIDIKTGGRNGNVVGMLQIRDEDDILVVTTKGKLIRIQAPDVSSQGRNTWGVRIIELEADDRVGSVARVEGEQTTPEAQ